From the Glandiceps talaboti chromosome 12, keGlaTala1.1, whole genome shotgun sequence genome, one window contains:
- the LOC144443091 gene encoding gonadotropin-releasing hormone II receptor-like: MNVTKTNTSDNWTCENCTAPLPLPAFDEAARIRVILYAVFFVIAVTGNLTIFITMFRNRSKRNRVKTFIMHLCIADLLVAVLVMPTEAIWQLTVKWYAGDVMCKILSFLKLFPLYLSSNILVTMSVDRYWAIVHPLSVSNADRRGSIMLILSWGIAGACSLPQMFIFRVLSPPYDPSFTQCVNYGAFPEVFLETIYGVFVIFMLYLIPLVIIIFSYTTIFYQISKRSKAYSDNDTKKKPGGGMALRRTGTNTISKAKIKTVKLSAMIIMAFIACWTPYATITIVLHFNERAWDFISKFVQDILFVCALSNACVDPIVYGIFTINFKREFNRCCCCLKDTTPERTGYSTNGSRCPTSRTFTTSFRPTHWQARDGVRMTGTNTKFVNHRTPNRHVIYHPACTKEENEVSDV, from the exons ATGAACGTCACAAAAACAAACACCTCTGACAATTGGACTTGCGAAAACTGCACGGCGCCGTTACCGTTACCAGCGTTTGACGAAGCAGCACGCATACGTGTCATACTCTACGCTGTTTTCTTTGTCATCGCTGTAACTGGAAACTTGACCATTTTCATCACAATGTTTCGCAATCGCAGTAAGCGAAACCGAGTGAAGACGTTCATCATGCATCTATGCATAGCAGATTTGTTGGTGGCTGTCTTGGTTATGCCTACTGAGGCTATATGGCAGCTCACCGTCAAGTGGTATGCCGGAGATGTCATGTGCAAAATACTGTCCTTCTTAAAGCTGTTTCCGCTTTATCTCTCATCCAATATACTAGTTACGATGAGTGTGGATCGTTATTGGGCCATAGTTCACCCATTGAGTGTTAGCAATGCTGACAGACGTGGTAGCATTATGCTTATATTATCTTGGGGTATCGCTGGTGCATGTAGTTTACCGCAG ATGTTCATCTTCCGTGTGTTGTCACCGCCTTATGACCCATCGTTCACCCAGTGTGTGAACTATGGTGCATTCCCCGAAGTTTTTTTGGAGACAATCTATGGAGTCTTTGTTATCTTCATGCTGTACCTGATCCCACTCGTTATCATTATATTCTCCTATACAACTATATTCTATCAAATATCTAAACGTTCTAAAGCCTATTCTG ATAATGATACCAAGAAAAAGCCAGGTGGTGGGATGGCACTTCGACGCACTGGGACCAACACGATTTCTAAAGCCAAGATAAAGACGGTCAAACTGAGCGCCATGATTATAATGGCCTTCATCGCCTGCTGGACACCGTATGCCACAATTACCATTGTTTTACACTTCAACGAACGTGCTTGGGATTTTATTTCCAAATTTGTCCAGGATATCTTATTTGTCTGCGCTCTCTCTAATGCTTGCGTGGATCCCATTGTGTACGGTATCTTCACAATAAATTTCAAACGCGAATTCAATCGTTGTTGCTGTTGCCTTAAAGACACCACCCCAGAAAGGACGGGTTATTCGACCAACGGATCTCGCTGCCCAACGTCACGGACTTTTACTACGTCATTCAGACCAACACATTGGCAGGCTAGGGATGGAGTGCGCATGACGGGTACCAATACAAAGTTCGTTAACCATAGGACGCCGAACAGACACGTGATTTACCATCCTGCCTGCACGAAAGAGGAAAATGAGGTGTCTGATGTCTGA